A single genomic interval of Asterias amurensis chromosome 1, ASM3211899v1 harbors:
- the LOC139943007 gene encoding uncharacterized protein, giving the protein MMSVQRAWQLLLVGLAAGVTLLPPNFAEGSNITLFGCTTDTGTNEPSQCATVYCNGAQLNKSCSIPDQIPIYNNVRCPLLITAQSTTESTTEQSTTKSTTEEQSTTQTTNEQSTTTPTAEEESPTQTTTEQSTTKSTTEEQSTTQTTTEQSTAQSTTAQPINQSTTAQPTTKPTTAQPTTQSTTAQPTTQSTTAQPTTQSTTAQPRTQPTTGLLPQPTTAQSTNKPTTAQPTTQSTTAQPTTQSTTAQPRTQPTTGLLPQPTTAQSTTKPTTAQPTTQSTTAQPGLPTINTGTAAPPDVVVAVVICAILAASVVTAAIAGYVVLKEAFSQTSKFSPSTKHQNFSNHPSLDQRLQPPNYDIHDRHVWMTHYGPILLVSPCCWTTATVMVLLPRPSTIGLLIITIFHILHSLTDGKLVINACVDSLESDDYAELYGDRTRFDLNCTSPPLFKAQLPTFLRSMCHGGHTTGEPATSEKPTQSEQLTTTEESTVTTDMPTTTQMITTTDTSSIAENTPPKTESSEESKDAETTSDEIAATDKSSEISESTEDSSMVEDFKIAMEEQILDITTNAEETIALITQSMDENTTMETPGTTEKFTTLEKHTDSPTSSDETSTISWGQLNTQEPTTQGTPAKEERTTAGKTISTETSRTTKTRMMPTGEPSTKMLLTISLEIVPELKAPGDSGNMKVIPAVVGSTAGIAVIIVVVLVVRFRESCRRRLGQYLSSPKPEDNVSSNNPIGNNCKIHLHPHQCNDYLCP; this is encoded by the exons ATGATGTCGGTTCAACGGGCCTGGCAGTTGCTGCTGGTTGGATTAGCTGCCGGCGTAACCCTTTTACCACCG AACTTTGCCGAGGGTAGTAACATCACACTATTCGGATGCACCACCGACACTGGGACCAATGAACCCTCACAATGTGCTACAGTGTATTGCAATGGCGCCCAATTAAATAAAAGCTGTTCGATACCAGATCAAATACCTATCTATAATAATGTGCGATGTCCTCTGCTGATAACTGCACAATCTACAACAGAGTCGACAACTGAACAATCCACAACCAAGTCGACAACCGAAGAACAATCTACAACCCAAACGACAAACGAACAATCTACAACCACGCCGACAGCTGAAGAAGAATCTCCAACACAAACGACAACTGAACAATCCACAACCAAGTCGACAACTGAAGAACAATCTACAACCCAAACGACAACTGAACAATCTACAGCCCAGTCGACAACTGCACAACCTATAAACCAGTCGACAACTGCACAACCTACAACCAAGCCGACAACTGCACAACCTACAACCCAGTCGACAACTGCACAACCTACAACCCAGTCGACAACTGCACAACCTACAACCCAGTCGACAACTGCACAACCTAGAACCCAGCCGACAACTGGACTTTTACCCCAGCCGACAACTGCACAATCTACAAACAAGCCGACAACTGCACAACCTACAACCCAGTCGACAACTGCACAACCTACAACCCAGTCGACAACTGCACAACCTAGAACCCAGCCGACAACTGGACTTTTACCCCAGCCGACAACTGCACAATCTACAACCAAGCCGACAACTGCACAACCTACAACCCAGTCGACAACTGCACAACCAGGACTCCCGACAATTAACACAGGGACAGCAG CGCCCCCGGATGTAGTGGTAGCTGTAGTCATTTGTGCAATATTAGCTGCTTCCGTAGTGACTGCAGCTATAGCCGGTTATGTTGTTCTGAAAGA GGCCTTCTCACAAACATCAAAATTTTCGCCCTCTACAAAG CATCAGAATTTTTCAAATCATCCGTCATTAGATCAACGTCTTCAACCACCAAACTACGACATTCATGACCGACACGTGTGGATGACGCACTACGGGCC AATTCTTCTTGTTTCTCCGTGCTGTTGGACTACCGCTACAGTAATGGTGTTGTTACCGAGGCCATCGACCATTGGCCTACTTATTATCACCATTTTCCAC ATCCTACACAGTCTAACGGATGGTAAACTCGTCATCAATGCTTGTGTTGATTCATTAGAGAGTGACGACTATGCAGAATTGTACGGTGATCGAACTCGTTTTGATTTAAACTGCACCAGTCCTCCTTTATTTAAAGCTCAATTGCCAACGTTTTTACGGTCAATGTGTCACGGTGGTCATACTACCGGGGAACCAGCGACCTCAGAAAAACCTACACAGAGTGAACAGTTAACAACAACAGAGGAGTCTACTGTGACCACAGATATGCCAACAACTACACAAATGATTACAACGACAGACACGTCCTCTATCGCAGAAAATACTCCGCCAAAAACGGAGTCGTCGGAAGAGTCGAAAGATGCGGAAACAACCTCAGATGAAATTGCAGCGACGGATAAGTCGTCTgaaatatctgaaagcacagaagatTCTTCCATGGTAGAAGATTTCAAGATTGCCATGGAGGAACAAATACTGGATATAACGACTAATGCAGAAGAAACTATTGCACTGATAACGCAGTCAATGGATGAAAATACAACCATGGAAACGCCTGGAACCACGGAAAAATTTACTACGCTGGAAAAACATACCGATAGCCCTACATCTTCGGATGAAACTTCAACCATTTCTTGGGGACAACTTAACACACAAGAGCCTACCACACAAGGAACTCCAGCCAAGGAAGAGCGAACCACCGCCGGTAAAACAATATCTACGGAAACATCAAGGACTACAAAGACAAGGATGATGCCAACTGGTGAACCCTCCACAAAAATGCTGCTAACTATTTCGTTGGAAATCGTGCCAG AACTCAAGGCCCCCGGTGACAGTGGCAACATGAAGGTCATACCGGCCGTGGTTGGTTCAACTGCTGGCATTGCAGTCATCATCGTCGTTGTTTTAGTTGTGCGGTTCCGCGAAAGTTGCCGAAG GCGTCTTGGACAATACCTTTCAAGTCCTAAACCCGAAGACAATGTAAGTTCCAATAATCCAATCGGTAACAATTGTAAAATACATTTACATCCCCATCAATGTAACGACTATCTGTGTCCATAA
- the LOC139940935 gene encoding uncharacterized protein: MSVNSTRSRVDLTAWITRAIWIVRFFTLVVFLDLAGIVTGSIILFGCSETPSGCASIYCNGTNYTRSCSPVLEPVPVYGNNDDNMPSVLKRVCNFQEPSTVPTSDPTTDPATDPTTELTTELTTDHTTDPTTDPASDPTTNPTAVPTTDHTTELTTDLTSDHTTYPTTVPTTELTTNPTTDYTTELTTGLTTDSTTHPSTERTTDLTTHPTAEPTTEPKTDPTTESTKDPTTDPTTDHTTEPTTHPTTYYHTTKLTTDPTTDLTTVPTTDSTTDPTIEPTTEPATELTTDPIGPTTVPTTDQTTHPTTNPRTDPSTEPTIKPTTYPTTDSTTDPTTEPTTEPTTELTTDPIGPTTVPTTDQTTHPTTNPRTDPSTEPTIKPTTYPTTDSTTDPTTEPTTEPTTELTTDPIGPTTVPTTDQTTHPTTNPRTDPSTEPTIKPTTYPTTDPTTDPKTDPTTFVTTYLTTEPTAEPTAIKEENNVDPAAFAGIAIGIAAVAVVATAAIAGVVVMKEASSVIANNAQASQNLNFSNHPASQGFQPNHDMYNPHIWMRNYGP; this comes from the exons ATGTCGGTGAATAGTACCCGTTCGAGAGTCGATTTGACGGCTTGGATCACCCGTGCAATATGGATTGTCAGGTTTTTCACTCTTGTGGTTTTCTTGGACCTTGCTGGG ATTGTCACCGGTAGTATCATACTCTTCGGGTGTTCTGAAACTCCAAGTGGTTGTGCTTCGATATACTGCAATGGAACTAACTATACTCGGAGCTGTTCACCTGTACTTGAACCTGTGCCAGTCTATGGTAACAATGATGATAATATGCCGTCAGTGTTGAAACGTGTTTGTAACTTCCAAGAGCCTTCGACAGTGCCAACAAGTGATCCTACAACAGATCCTGCGACAGATCCCACAACAGAACTGACCACTGAACTAACAACAGATCATACAACAGACCCTACAACAGATCCAGCTTCAGATCCCACAACAAACCCAACAGCAGTTCCTACAACAGATCATACCACAGAGCTGACCACAGATCTAACATCAGATCATACTACATATCCCACAACAGTTCCTACAACAGAACTTACAACGAACCCTACAACAGATTATACAACGGAACTGACCACAGGTCTAACAACAGATTCTACAACACATCCTTCAACAGAACGTACAACAGATCTTACAACACATCCTACCGCAGAACCAACAACAGAACCTAAAACAGATCCAACCACAGAATCTACTAAAGATCCTACTACAGATCCTACAACAGATCATACAACAGAACCCACAACACATCCTACTACATATTATcatacaacaaaactaacaacAGATCCTACTACCGATCTAACAACAGTTCCTACAACAGATTCTACAACAGATCCTACAATAGAACCCACGACAGAACCTGCAACAGAACTGACCACAGACCCAATAGGTCCCACAACAGTTCCTACAACAGATCAAACAACACATCCTACAACAAATCCTAGAACAGATCCTTCTACAGAACCAACaatcaaacccacaacatatCCTACAACAGATTCTACAACAGATCCTACAACAGAACCCACAACAGAACCTACAACAGAACTGACCACAGACCCAATAGGTCCCACAACAGTTCCTACAACAGATCAAACAACACATCCTACAACAAATCCTAGAACAGATCCTTCTACAGAACCAACaatcaaacccacaacatatCCTACAACAGATTCTACAACAGATCCTACAACAGAACCCACAACAGAACCTACAACAGAACTGACCACAGACCCAATAGGTCCCACAACAGTTCCTACAACAGATCAAACAACACATCCTACAACAAATCCTAGAACAGATCCTTCTACAGAACCAACaatcaaacccacaacatatCCTACAACAGATCCTACAACAGATCCTAAAACAGATCCGACTACATTTGTCACAACATATCTTACAACAGAACCTACAGCTGAGCCTACGGCgatcaaagaagaaaacaatg tgGACCCAGCTGCATTTGCAGGTATAGCCATTGGTATTGCAGCAGTTGCCGTAGTAGCGACTGCAGCTATAGCTGGTGTTGTTGTTATGAAAGA ggccTCGTCAGTAATAGCAAACAACGCTCAAGCCTCTCAG AATCTGAATTTTTCAAATCATCCAGCATCACAAGGTTTCCAACCAAACCATGACATGTACAACCCACATATATGGATGAGGAACTATGGGCCGTAA